One window from the genome of Malacoplasma penetrans HF-2 encodes:
- a CDS encoding DUF3196 family protein, whose product MSKKEASKKKQTEKPKDQLTIYYENILSKVDALVKDKKINEALEMVNDELDSPYIPSEFEEAFMTISYNLSAEINYLNESVKYESLNREELFNSILNGKTINSVALSIFLERYKDNIEVSELKIFDSFLSSKKIFDIDKQNLIIALKPLNLDYEFDYYNSFADQIFKINIKSVNVLLSSPYFVELNKLVEEFTYKEPSLQEFCYLIIFDLYVYYFPNHPDYQISDLAYAIFQYMLNSLQGNIKEYKNPEIIKDIEKIVGIFLRAAENNNLKS is encoded by the coding sequence ATGAGTAAAAAGGAAGCAAGTAAAAAGAAACAAACTGAAAAGCCAAAAGACCAATTAACCATTTATTATGAAAACATATTATCTAAAGTTGATGCTTTAGTGAAAGATAAAAAGATAAATGAAGCTTTAGAAATGGTTAATGATGAATTGGATTCTCCTTATATTCCTTCAGAATTTGAAGAAGCTTTTATGACAATTTCTTATAACTTATCTGCAGAGATTAATTATTTAAATGAATCAGTAAAATATGAATCATTAAATAGAGAAGAATTATTTAATTCTATTCTCAATGGTAAAACAATTAACTCTGTAGCATTAAGTATTTTTTTAGAAAGATATAAAGATAATATTGAAGTTTCAGAGCTTAAGATATTTGATAGTTTCTTATCTTCTAAAAAAATTTTTGATATAGATAAACAAAACCTTATTATTGCTCTTAAACCATTGAATCTAGATTATGAATTTGATTACTACAATTCATTTGCTGATCAAATATTTAAAATTAATATTAAATCAGTAAATGTTTTACTGAGTTCACCATATTTTGTAGAACTAAATAAACTGGTTGAAGAATTTACATATAAAGAACCATCTTTACAAGAGTTTTGCTACTTAATAATTTTTGATTTATATGTTTACTATTTCCCAAATCACCCAGATTATCAAATATCAGATTTAGCATATGCAATTTTCCAATACATGTTGAATTCATTGCAAGGAAATATTAAAGAATATAAAAATCCTGAAATTATAAAGGATATTGAAAAAATTGTTGGAATTTTCTTAAGAGCTGCAGAAAATAATAATCTAAAAAGTTAA
- a CDS encoding SNF2-related protein, whose protein sequence is MKTINIADLKDFFYSPEVVKESSDFLVSTKLSDFLIEEKNSNIIVSCYIDSYSIKVKIEEEHVIDCDCSCDIYLMSKKICAHIVHVIDLYNQYVKHDFAQYRNASDVSFSVAPVIKELSNGKKKIEVEFYFEQSYKKFFINNVEELFSHDDKYYFFPLLFFNKNQIEYNSLLLLNELKNFLNSKDVTYKQKSILIDDNDLGEWIEFCSKFNILFFYQSNSFWNSTTYYLDKYNYDFNEQCKSSINNKRKFLLKTSRDLNIFHFTSKNDLFMFVHSKGKSDLYIYKYDLSYLNDVESFTELINKQISKNDFYKLYLSIKKLFSNYERIIQYLFIIKNNVSKIDPVLEVKVYYEKLLNVLAAKISFFYGDIEYPYKENETNYFKRERFLEQNLLEPLLNFFNYYNAEFSVFEIVDHQKYLDFLNWNRKVIKNDLYKIKISENLIFKPKVKKEFHVSASSFENDFLKIEWSIEGFSEEDVLKVLAAYKQKLKYVTLSDNKVINLDLDINFEKFDEDLKLLNTSIDFIDDRSILVNRLNSNYFLENFTLDNSDGLKEYVKKLYDTEIDVKNELPVNLKNILKKYQVAGYLWLKKLLHLNAGGILADEMGLGKTMQTISLLSDVYYNNKTKLPSLIVCPSSLVYNWKKELSQFAPFLKIGIIDGTQLERNEVLNNIHNYQIIVTSYHLLNKDIEVYRNMEFYLQVLDEAQKIKNHYTQFSKDTKSVNSKYKIALTGTPIENNLLELWSIFDYIMPGFLYDYKLFKSLFQDKIIAKDEEALKKLKTKISPFILRRTKEEVLKELPSKTYKIMTCEFEDKQKEMYYAELSKSQIAIRKGIEDKTINKQGAFIFSVLTKLRQICCSPKLSYENSDINGSKFNLCIDLIKDLIKNNDKILLFSQFTSMIDLIAQELKKLKINFLVLTGETNKKERMELVNEFNNKNNIKIFLISLKAGGTGLTLTSANAVIHYDPWWNLSLENQATDRAHRIGQEKNVFIYKLIVKDSIEEKILSLQESKREIINQIFDENSSNKNSININEILKVLDIE, encoded by the coding sequence ATGAAAACTATAAACATTGCAGATCTTAAAGATTTTTTTTATTCTCCAGAAGTTGTTAAAGAAAGTAGTGATTTTTTAGTTAGTACTAAATTATCAGATTTTTTAATTGAAGAAAAAAATTCAAACATTATTGTAAGTTGTTACATAGACTCTTATTCAATAAAAGTTAAAATTGAAGAAGAACATGTAATTGATTGTGATTGTAGTTGTGATATTTATTTAATGTCTAAAAAAATATGTGCTCACATAGTGCATGTTATAGACTTATACAACCAATATGTTAAGCATGATTTTGCTCAATATAGAAATGCATCTGATGTTTCTTTTAGTGTAGCTCCAGTGATTAAAGAATTAAGTAATGGAAAAAAGAAAATTGAAGTAGAGTTTTACTTTGAACAGTCTTATAAAAAATTCTTTATAAATAATGTGGAAGAATTATTTTCACATGATGATAAATATTACTTTTTCCCATTATTGTTTTTTAATAAAAACCAAATTGAATACAATTCATTATTACTATTAAATGAATTAAAAAATTTCTTAAATTCAAAAGATGTTACTTACAAACAAAAAAGTATTTTGATTGATGATAATGATTTAGGCGAATGAATAGAATTTTGTTCAAAATTCAATATTTTATTTTTTTACCAATCTAACTCATTTTGAAATTCTACCACATATTATCTAGATAAATATAATTATGATTTTAATGAACAGTGTAAATCTTCTATTAACAACAAGAGAAAATTTCTTTTAAAAACATCTAGAGATTTGAACATATTTCACTTCACATCTAAAAATGATTTATTCATGTTTGTTCATTCAAAAGGTAAAAGTGATCTTTATATTTATAAATATGATTTAAGTTATTTAAATGATGTTGAATCATTTACTGAACTTATTAATAAGCAGATTTCTAAAAATGATTTTTATAAGCTTTATCTTTCTATTAAAAAACTATTTAGTAATTATGAAAGAATAATTCAATATTTATTTATTATTAAAAATAATGTTTCAAAAATTGATCCTGTTTTAGAAGTTAAAGTTTATTATGAAAAATTATTAAATGTTCTTGCTGCTAAAATATCTTTTTTTTATGGAGACATTGAATATCCTTATAAGGAAAATGAAACTAACTATTTTAAAAGAGAAAGATTTTTAGAACAAAATCTTTTAGAACCACTATTAAATTTTTTCAATTACTACAACGCTGAGTTTAGTGTATTTGAAATAGTTGATCATCAAAAATATTTAGATTTTTTAAACTGAAATAGAAAGGTTATAAAAAACGATTTATATAAAATCAAAATATCTGAGAATTTGATTTTTAAACCTAAGGTTAAAAAAGAATTTCATGTATCTGCATCTTCATTTGAAAATGATTTTTTAAAAATAGAATGATCAATTGAAGGTTTTTCCGAAGAAGATGTTTTAAAAGTTTTAGCTGCTTATAAACAAAAACTAAAATATGTAACATTATCAGATAATAAAGTTATTAACTTAGATTTAGATATTAACTTTGAAAAATTTGATGAAGATTTAAAACTTCTTAATACATCAATAGATTTTATTGATGACCGTTCAATTTTGGTTAATAGATTAAATAGTAACTATTTTTTAGAAAACTTTACTCTTGATAATTCTGATGGTTTAAAAGAATATGTTAAAAAGTTATATGATACAGAAATAGATGTAAAAAATGAATTGCCTGTTAACTTAAAAAACATATTAAAAAAATACCAAGTTGCTGGTTATTTATGACTAAAAAAATTATTGCATTTAAATGCTGGTGGAATCTTAGCAGATGAAATGGGACTAGGTAAAACTATGCAAACTATTTCTCTATTATCAGATGTTTACTACAATAATAAAACTAAGTTACCAAGTTTAATTGTTTGTCCAAGTTCATTGGTATATAACTGAAAAAAAGAATTATCTCAGTTTGCACCATTTCTTAAAATAGGAATAATTGATGGAACACAATTAGAAAGAAATGAAGTGTTAAATAATATTCATAACTATCAGATTATTGTTACAAGTTATCACTTGTTAAACAAAGATATTGAAGTGTATAGAAATATGGAATTTTATTTACAAGTGCTTGATGAAGCACAAAAAATAAAAAACCACTACACACAATTTTCTAAGGACACTAAATCAGTTAATTCTAAATATAAAATTGCTTTAACAGGAACACCAATTGAAAATAATTTATTAGAACTTTGAAGTATTTTTGATTACATAATGCCTGGGTTTTTATATGATTACAAATTATTTAAATCTCTCTTCCAAGACAAAATTATTGCTAAGGATGAAGAGGCTTTAAAAAAATTAAAAACAAAAATTTCTCCTTTTATATTAAGAAGAACAAAAGAAGAAGTGTTAAAAGAATTACCATCAAAAACTTACAAAATAATGACTTGTGAATTTGAAGATAAACAAAAAGAAATGTATTATGCAGAGTTATCTAAATCTCAAATTGCAATTAGAAAAGGAATAGAAGATAAAACAATTAATAAGCAAGGTGCTTTCATTTTTTCTGTTTTAACTAAACTAAGACAAATATGTTGTTCTCCAAAACTTTCATATGAGAACAGTGATATTAATGGTTCTAAATTTAATTTATGTATTGATTTAATTAAAGACTTAATAAAAAACAATGACAAGATTTTATTATTTTCTCAATTCACTTCAATGATTGATTTGATAGCTCAAGAACTTAAAAAATTAAAAATAAACTTTTTAGTATTAACAGGTGAAACAAACAAAAAAGAAAGAATGGAACTTGTTAATGAGTTTAACAATAAAAACAATATTAAAATTTTTCTAATATCTTTAAAAGCAGGTGGAACCGGTTTAACTTTAACTTCTGCTAATGCTGTAATTCATTATGACCCTTGATGAAATCTTAGTTTAGAAAATCAAGCAACAGATAGAGCTCATAGAATTGGTCAAGAAAAAAATGTTTTTATATATAAACTAATTGTTAAAGATTCTATTGAGGAAAAAATATTATCTCTACAAGAAAGTAAAAGAGAAATAATTAATCAAATATTTGATGAAAATTCATCTAATAAAAATTCAATAAATATTAATGAAATTTTAAAAGTGTTGGATATTGAATAA
- a CDS encoding DUF402 domain-containing protein, with translation MNIKNNKKIMVHAYKRNGWLYRAWEFPEVLDSNKNFTVVSLVNSKVITNEKFSPRNFISKNIKNSFWFFFPNKWYNIIATLSSNNVIAYYVNIASPFIYEEEAIKYFDFDLDIKMRNTSSEIYKILDIDEYESNRKDYRYEKEVIDNCEKTLELFQSEEFRKAIFKFISPELLRLLAKKRKVTNHNE, from the coding sequence ATGAATATCAAAAATAATAAAAAAATTATGGTACATGCATATAAACGAAATGGATGACTTTATAGGGCATGAGAGTTTCCAGAAGTATTAGATTCTAATAAAAATTTTACTGTTGTATCTTTGGTTAACTCAAAGGTTATTACTAATGAAAAATTTTCACCTAGAAACTTTATTTCTAAAAATATTAAAAATTCATTTTGGTTTTTCTTTCCTAATAAGTGATATAACATAATAGCAACTTTATCTTCTAATAATGTAATTGCATACTATGTTAATATTGCTAGCCCATTCATTTATGAAGAAGAAGCTATTAAGTACTTTGATTTTGATTTGGATATTAAGATGAGAAATACATCGTCTGAAATTTATAAAATTTTAGATATAGATGAATATGAATCAAATCGGAAAGACTATAGATATGAAAAAGAAGTTATTGATAACTGTGAAAAAACTTTAGAACTTTTTCAATCTGAAGAGTTTCGCAAAGCAATATTTAAATTTATTTCCCCAGAGCTTTTGCGTTTATTAGCTAAAAAAAGAAAGGTCACTAACCATAATGAGTAA